A window of Belonocnema kinseyi isolate 2016_QV_RU_SX_M_011 chromosome 9, B_treatae_v1, whole genome shotgun sequence contains these coding sequences:
- the LOC117179925 gene encoding homeotic protein spalt-major-like isoform X1: MQLMRWSITRRLDSRGMSQRRDAKNCQTDPAGPRLSYSRSSGEENDSASEDEESGGGAIGEEAVDLTATRSHHGDEDEKDQEELPMEEDEDEGVVDEQEEQDEDEEGSRKQMRNRQDAENNNSFVEGGSAAGVFPPAGTSHVTLGALENTKVAVAQFAASALAGSADSEAAMQDYALLQSTLYTLQHQQVFQLQLISQLRQQLSGSQPGTTPAIGDSATTDSKEASPSPITNPKSLPILTSPPPSRPPSHQQPSPSPLTPSLPQERPVPTSSASPVGVPLPSSTATTPTTTCSNMVAMSHQMPPLCSISSSLASTIITNNDPLPLHEPNTLEMLQKRAQEVLDNASQGLLANNLADELAFRGGKGSRLSPYDSKTGGSRGEPFFKHRCRYCGKVFGSDSALQIHIRSHTGERPFKCNVCGSRFTTKGNLKVHFQRHTAKFPHIKMNPNPVPEHLDKYHPPLLQQLAASGQRPLPSPPPPPHPHHPPFHPASAHGFLPPQPPLPLSLTMPGMSPLYRPPLVNHRDDQDVPENLSKPMAMAPATSPQSPNTHSSSHHSFLDHQPQKQMQDPKEDLREEIKVEQSTPESFQLQPSMQENKEPITPKREPEDVDELPEEEGEEFDEATRKFMNSSPSSANPPSHPQQYEDCSMDSKISGRLEGDVDMEAEEDMEEQPENLSSRGPGIRLSQQPILYPGASPASSSASSGSLQTSFSGIIFPGPPPHHQLPHHPSSTTGTTPTGSVNDMIVDPARDPAIYSSLLPRPGSNDNSWESLIEITKSSETMKLQQLVDNIEHKLTDPNECAICHRVLSCKSALQMHYRTHTGERPFKCKICGRAFTTKGNLKTHMGVHRAKPPLRVLHQCPVCHKKFTNALVLQQHIRLHTGEPTDLTPEQIQAAEVNEYPGYPHNPLNSFLPQGFPPLHPGGPGFSLAFPPSRHSLERQSLESEADMKEHQHLQLQFQQQQHRYMEEHGEDMDDQDEDDEDRREEDERCDEAQERRIAEEEEELEQEPEEPEHKEIPIIPSFSTSLAALENQVRTITTMAQGHMNSVRSPPIHRYNGSEKSHSPPSAGAPLDLTPRACSTPASVASASTPPPQTTPHHPHPFGMFAGLLQAVSSSPSVNTMGSSINSVSPMNAVSPGSAGGGPLASLTTSAVLAATSTYNPLGLAVGGPAVRGNTTCNICYKTFACNSALEIHYRSHTKERPFKCTICDRGFSTKSDGTVVETCSCAERGNGLPARSSTTVRSDLPYQSLSARPPSIVSTESQEKPKRRRRRPEDRKNRGRTGTGGGRGLTSTYAAIYGDVRLPPLMPPALGLLTSDPVFLGNMKQHMLTHKIRDMPPHLFSDSKPPTQQHQQHTPDHETSRSPMCTDESSLPPPPPPPPPPPPMPPTSMESPIPVKRPLSESELAAPKRPHSMSSKHLCQVCNKNFSSSSALQIHMRTHTGDKPFRCTVCQKAFTTKGNLKVHMGTHMWTNGTSRRGRRMSLDLPPLPITPKDSEFLQRRPDLFYPYLPTPFLNGVQQKLNEISVIQGNNGLPAHPVNASKYAGIFGSVYGGSFPMEKQPMTPTNGPMSDTKSSLASGSMLFQTPSPSHSPGAPSSNTGNQNSASMPAWSGEPLQHHYERDAPSRTESNATPPSARLPPPPAPRGEGLAA; encoded by the exons ATGCAACTTATGCGATGGAGCATAACGAGGCGTCTCGACAGCCGAGGAATGAGCCAGCGTCGCGACGCCAAGAACTGTCAGACTGATCCAGCTGGACCCCGCCTGTCTTATTCACGGTCTTCCG gaGAAGAAAATGACTCAGCTTCGGAGGACGAGGAAAGTGGAGGAGGAGCCATCGGCGAAGAGGCCGTTGATCTTACGGCTACCCGTTCCCATCACGGAGATGAGGATGAAAAAGATCAGGAAGAATTACCAATGGAGGAAGACGAGGATGAAGGAGTTGTTGATGAGCAGGAGGAGCAGGACGAAGACGAGGAGGGTTCGCGCAAGCAAATGCGAAATCGCCAGGATGCAGAAAACAATAATAGCTTCGTGGAGGGTGGTTCAGCTGCCGGAGTCTTTCCTCCCGCCGGTACTAGTCACGTCACACTTGGGGCTCTTGAAAATACAAAAGTTGCAGTTGCCCAATTTGCAGCCTCGGCCCTGGCGGGCAGTGCAGACAGCGAGGCGGCCATGCAAGATTACGCCCTCTTGCAGAGTACCCTTTACACCCTTCAGCACCAACAGGTTTTTCAACTTCAGCTGATCAGTCAACTGCGGCAACAATTGTCAGGGTCGCAACCTGGAACGACACCGGCGATAGGAGACTCAGCGACCACTGATAGCAAAGAAGCTTCACCTTCCCCGATTACAAATCCAAAATCCCTTCCCATCCTCACTTCCCCTCCTCCATCCCGACCACCCAGTCATCAGCAACCATCCCCATCGCCTCTCACCCCCAGCTTGCCCCAGGAACGACCCGTACCCACAAGCAGTGCTTCTCCGGTCGGCGTACCTCTTCCTTCATCCACCGCGACGACGCCAACCACAACATGTAGCAACATGGTAGCCATGAGTCATCAGATGCCACCGCTCTGCTCGATAAGTTCATCCCTCGCGTCGACGATCATCACCAACAACGATCCATTACCTCTTCATGAACCGAACACTCTGGAGATGCTTCAAAAGCGCGCTCAAGAGGTACTTGATAATGCAAGTCAAGGTCTACTGGCGAACAATCTGGCAGATGAGCTCGCCTTCAGGGGTGGTAAAGGTTCGAGATTGTCTCCCTACGACTCGAAAACGGGTGGCAGCCGGGGCGAACCCTTCTTCAAACATCGATGTCGCTACTGCGGCAAGGTCTTTGGCAGCGACTCCGCCCTCCAGATCCACATACGGTCCCACACAGGTGAGCGTCCCTTTAAGTGCAACGTCTGCGGGAGCCGATTCACCACCAAAGGAAACTTGAAGGTCCACTTCCAAAGGCACACGGCCAAGTTTCCGCATATTAAGATGAATCCCAATCCCGTTCCTGAACACCTTGATAAGTATCATCCTCCACTCCTCCAGCAGCTCGCAGCATCCGGACAGAGACCTTTACCATCTCCACCACCTCCACCCCACCCGCATCACCCCCCTTTTCATCCAGCCTCAGCACATGGTTTTCTTCCCCCACAACCTCCCTTACCTCTTAGTCTAACCATGCCCGGTATGTCGCCCCTTTATCGACCTCCTCTCGTCAATCACCGAGATGATCAAGATGTCCCTGAGAACCTCAGCAAGCCTATGGCAATGGCACCTGCGACCTCTCCTCAATCACCTAACACCCACTCAAGTTCACATCATTCCTTTCTTGATCATCAACCACAAAAACAAATGCAAGATCCAAAAGAAGATTTAAGGGAAGAGATTAAGGTCGAGCAGTCAACGCCAGAATCATTTCAGCTACAACCATCCATGCAGGAGAATAAGGAACCAATCACGCCGAAACGTGAGCCAGAGGACGTTGATGAACTACCAGAGGAGGAAGGCGAGGAATTCGACGAGGCGACTAGGAAATTTATGAACTCCTCACCATCCTCGGCAAATCCTCCTTCTCACCCTCAACAGTACGAGGATTGTAGTATGGATAGCAAAATTAGTGGACGTCTGGAAGGAGATGTGGATATGGAAGCTGAGGAGGACATGGAGGAGCAACCTGAGAATCTCTCAAGTAGAGGACCTGGAATCCGTCTTTCGCAACAGCCAATTCTGTACCCTGGGGCATCACCAGCGAGTAGCAGCGCCAGTAGTGGAAGTCTTCAGACATCCTTTTCTGGAATCATATTCCCTGGCCCACCACCTCACCACCAGTTACCTCATCATCCTTCGTCAACAACTGGAACAACTCCCACAGGCTCTGTGAACGATATGATCGTTGATCCTGCAAGAGATCCAGCTATATATTCAAGCCTCCTACCGAGACCTGGTAGTAACGACAATTCTTGGGAGAGCTTAATAGAAATCACAAAATCCTCGGAGACGATGAAGTTGCAGCAGTTGGTAGACAACATCGAACACAAGTTGACGGACCCGAACGAATGTGCTATTTGTCATCGAGTGTTATCTTGCAAAAGCGCTCTGCAGATGCACTACAGAACGCACACAGGAGAACGACCTTTTAAATGCAAAATCTGCGGAAGGGCCTTCACCACGAAAGGGAATCTCAAGACTCACATGGGAGTTCATCGAGCGAAACCACCTCTACGAGTCCTGCATCAGTGTCCTGTTTGTCACAAGAAATTCACTAATGCTTTAGTTCTTCAACAACACATACGATTGCACACGGGCGAGCCCACGGATCTTACTCCAGAGCAAATCCAAGCTGCAGAAGTGAACGAGTATCCAGGTTACCCTCACAATCCTCTCAACTCATTTCTTCCACAGGGATTTCCACCTCTTCACCCTGGTGGTCCAGGTTTCTCTCTAGCCTTTCCACCATCACGACATTCACTAGAAAGGCAATCCCTGGAGAGTGAAGCTGATATGAAAGAACATCAACACCTCCAGCTTCAGTTTCAACAGCAGCAACACAGATACATGGAAGAACATGGTGAAGACATGGACGACCAGGACGAGGATGATGAGGATCGGAGAGAAGAAGACGAGAGGTGTGACGAAGCTCAGGAAAGGCGAATTGCCGAGGAGGAAGAGGAACTAGAACAAGAGCCCGAGGAACCTGAGCACAAGGAAATACCTATCATTCCTTCCTTCTCAACATCCCTAGCAGCGCTTGAGAACCAAGTCAGAACGATCACAACGATGGCGCAGGGACATATGAACTCTGTCAGGTCGCCTCCTATTCATCGGTACAATGGCAGCGAGAAGAGTCACAGTCCACCTAGTGCAGGGGCACCTCTGGATTTGACACCAAGAGCGTGCTCGACACCAGCATCCGTAGCTTCCGCTTCGACACCACCGCCTCAAACCACACCACACCACCCCCATCCATTCGGCATGTTTGCAGGACTATTACAGGCGGTGTCTTCATCGCCATCTGTGAATACGATGGGCTCGAGCATAAATAGTGTTTCGCCGATGAACGCAGTCAGTCCTGGCAGTGCTGGCGGCGGACCTTTAGCCTCGTTAACAACATCAGCCGTTTTGGCAGCAACCTCGACTTACAATCCGCTTGGCCTAGCTGTTGGAGGCCCAGCAG TACGTGGCAACACTACGTGTAATATCTGCTACAAGACATTCGCGTGTAACTCTGCTTTGGAAATTCATTACCGGAGCCACACGAAGGAACGACCTTTCAAGTGCACCATCTGCGATCGAGGATTTTCGACTAAG AGTGACGGCACAGTGGTAGAAACGTGCTCATGTGCTGAGCGGGGAAACGGATTACCCGCAAGAAGTTCTACTACCGTTAGATCAGATCTTCCATACCAGTCATTATCAGCTCGACCACCATCGATAGTATCGACGGAATCTCAGGAGAAGCCAAAACGCAGGAGACGGCGGCCCGAGGATCGTAAGAATCGGGGGCGGACTGGTACTGGAGGGGGGCGGGGACTGACGTCTACCTATGCTGCAATCTATGGGGACGTACGCCTGCCCCCACTGATGCCCCCCGCCCTCGGACTTCTAACCTCGGACCCCGTATTCCTG GGCAACATGAAGCAACACATGCTTACCCACAAGATCCGGGATATGCCTCCTCATCTCTTCAGCGACTCGAAGCCGCCAACTCAACAGCATCAGCAGCACACTCCTGATCATGAAACCTCCAGGAGTCCAATGTGCACTGATGAGTCAAGTTTACCTCCACCACCTCCACCGCCTCCACCTCCACCGCCGATGCCACCAACATCAATGGAATCTCCCATTCCAGTGAAGAGACCTCTATCCGAAAGCGAACTTGCAGCTCCCAAAAGGCCGCACA GCATGTCCAGCAAGCACTTGTGCCAGGTTTGCAATAAGAATTTCTCCTCGTCCTCGGCGCTCCAGATCCATATGAGAACACACACTGGTGACAAACCATTCCGGTGCACCGTCTGCCAGAAGGCCTTCACCACCAAGGGCAATCTCAAG GTTCATATGGGCACGCATATGTGGACCAACGGAACCTCTCGACGAGGACGCCGAATGTCTCTGGATCTTCCTCCTCTGCCCATCACGCCCAAGGACTCGGAGTTTCTGCAGCGACGCCCGGATCTCTTCTATCCTTACCTGCCCACGCCATTCCTTAATGGAGTTCAGCAGAAA CTGAACGAGATCTCAGTGATTCAAGGTAACAACGGATTGCCGGCTCATCCAGTCAATGCCAGCAAATACGCTGGGATCTTCGGGTCAGTATACGGTGGAAGCTTCCCTATGGAAAAACAACCAATGACACCTACCAACGGTCCGATGAGCGACACCAAATCTTCGCTAGCTTCGGGCTCCATGTTGTTCCAGACTCCTTCCCCGTCTCATTCCCCCGGGGCGCCGTCCTCGAACACCGGAAATCAAAATTCAGCGAGCATGCCCGCCTGGAGTGGCGAACCTTTGCAACATCACTACGAAAGAGATGCACCTTCAAGAACCGAGAGCAACGCGACTCCACCATCAGCGCGATTGCCACCTCCACCTGCGCCTCGAGGGGAAGGTCTAGCTGCGTGA
- the LOC117179925 gene encoding homeotic protein spalt-major-like isoform X3 yields MQLMRWSITRRLDSRGMSQRRDAKNCQTDPAGPRLSYSRSSGEENDSASEDEESGGGAIGEEAVDLTATRSHHGDEDEKDQEELPMEEDEDEGVVDEQEEQDEDEEGSRKQMRNRQDAENNNSFVEGGSAAGVFPPAGTSHVTLGALENTKVAVAQFAASALAGSADSEAAMQDYALLQSTLYTLQHQQVFQLQLISQLRQQLSGSQPGTTPAIGDSATTDSKEASPSPITNPKSLPILTSPPPSRPPSHQQPSPSPLTPSLPQERPVPTSSASPVGVPLPSSTATTPTTTCSNMVAMSHQMPPLCSISSSLASTIITNNDPLPLHEPNTLEMLQKRAQEVLDNASQGLLANNLADELAFRGGKGSRLSPYDSKTGGSRGEPFFKHRCRYCGKVFGSDSALQIHIRSHTGERPFKCNVCGSRFTTKGNLKVHFQRHTAKFPHIKMNPNPVPEHLDKYHPPLLQQLAASGQRPLPSPPPPPHPHHPPFHPASAHGFLPPQPPLPLSLTMPGMSPLYRPPLVNHRDDQDVPENLSKPMAMAPATSPQSPNTHSSSHHSFLDHQPQKQMQDPKEDLREEIKVEQSTPESFQLQPSMQENKEPITPKREPEDVDELPEEEGEEFDEATRKFMNSSPSSANPPSHPQQYEDCSMDSKISGRLEGDVDMEAEEDMEEQPENLSSRGPGIRLSQQPILYPGASPASSSASSGSLQTSFSGIIFPGPPPHHQLPHHPSSTTGTTPTGSVNDMIVDPARDPAIYSSLLPRPGSNDNSWESLIEITKSSETMKLQQLVDNIEHKLTDPNECAICHRVLSCKSALQMHYRTHTGERPFKCKICGRAFTTKGNLKTHMGVHRAKPPLRVLHQCPVCHKKFTNALVLQQHIRLHTGEPTDLTPEQIQAAEVNEYPGYPHNPLNSFLPQGFPPLHPGGPGFSLAFPPSRHSLERQSLESEADMKEHQHLQLQFQQQQHRYMEEHGEDMDDQDEDDEDRREEDERCDEAQERRIAEEEEELEQEPEEPEHKEIPIIPSFSTSLAALENQVRTITTMAQGHMNSVRSPPIHRYNGSEKSHSPPSAGAPLDLTPRACSTPASVASASTPPPQTTPHHPHPFGMFAGLLQAVSSSPSVNTMGSSINSVSPMNAVSPGSAGGGPLASLTTSAVLAATSTYNPLGLAVGGPAVRGNTTCNICYKTFACNSALEIHYRSHTKERPFKCTICDRGFSTKGNMKQHMLTHKIRDMPPHLFSDSKPPTQQHQQHTPDHETSRSPMCTDESSLPPPPPPPPPPPPMPPTSMESPIPVKRPLSESELAAPKRPHSMSSKHLCQVCNKNFSSSSALQIHMRTHTGDKPFRCTVCQKAFTTKGNLKVHMGTHMWTNGTSRRGRRMSLDLPPLPITPKDSEFLQRRPDLFYPYLPTPFLNGVQQKLNEISVIQGNNGLPAHPVNASKYAGIFGSVYGGSFPMEKQPMTPTNGPMSDTKSSLASGSMLFQTPSPSHSPGAPSSNTGNQNSASMPAWSGEPLQHHYERDAPSRTESNATPPSARLPPPPAPRGEGLAA; encoded by the exons ATGCAACTTATGCGATGGAGCATAACGAGGCGTCTCGACAGCCGAGGAATGAGCCAGCGTCGCGACGCCAAGAACTGTCAGACTGATCCAGCTGGACCCCGCCTGTCTTATTCACGGTCTTCCG gaGAAGAAAATGACTCAGCTTCGGAGGACGAGGAAAGTGGAGGAGGAGCCATCGGCGAAGAGGCCGTTGATCTTACGGCTACCCGTTCCCATCACGGAGATGAGGATGAAAAAGATCAGGAAGAATTACCAATGGAGGAAGACGAGGATGAAGGAGTTGTTGATGAGCAGGAGGAGCAGGACGAAGACGAGGAGGGTTCGCGCAAGCAAATGCGAAATCGCCAGGATGCAGAAAACAATAATAGCTTCGTGGAGGGTGGTTCAGCTGCCGGAGTCTTTCCTCCCGCCGGTACTAGTCACGTCACACTTGGGGCTCTTGAAAATACAAAAGTTGCAGTTGCCCAATTTGCAGCCTCGGCCCTGGCGGGCAGTGCAGACAGCGAGGCGGCCATGCAAGATTACGCCCTCTTGCAGAGTACCCTTTACACCCTTCAGCACCAACAGGTTTTTCAACTTCAGCTGATCAGTCAACTGCGGCAACAATTGTCAGGGTCGCAACCTGGAACGACACCGGCGATAGGAGACTCAGCGACCACTGATAGCAAAGAAGCTTCACCTTCCCCGATTACAAATCCAAAATCCCTTCCCATCCTCACTTCCCCTCCTCCATCCCGACCACCCAGTCATCAGCAACCATCCCCATCGCCTCTCACCCCCAGCTTGCCCCAGGAACGACCCGTACCCACAAGCAGTGCTTCTCCGGTCGGCGTACCTCTTCCTTCATCCACCGCGACGACGCCAACCACAACATGTAGCAACATGGTAGCCATGAGTCATCAGATGCCACCGCTCTGCTCGATAAGTTCATCCCTCGCGTCGACGATCATCACCAACAACGATCCATTACCTCTTCATGAACCGAACACTCTGGAGATGCTTCAAAAGCGCGCTCAAGAGGTACTTGATAATGCAAGTCAAGGTCTACTGGCGAACAATCTGGCAGATGAGCTCGCCTTCAGGGGTGGTAAAGGTTCGAGATTGTCTCCCTACGACTCGAAAACGGGTGGCAGCCGGGGCGAACCCTTCTTCAAACATCGATGTCGCTACTGCGGCAAGGTCTTTGGCAGCGACTCCGCCCTCCAGATCCACATACGGTCCCACACAGGTGAGCGTCCCTTTAAGTGCAACGTCTGCGGGAGCCGATTCACCACCAAAGGAAACTTGAAGGTCCACTTCCAAAGGCACACGGCCAAGTTTCCGCATATTAAGATGAATCCCAATCCCGTTCCTGAACACCTTGATAAGTATCATCCTCCACTCCTCCAGCAGCTCGCAGCATCCGGACAGAGACCTTTACCATCTCCACCACCTCCACCCCACCCGCATCACCCCCCTTTTCATCCAGCCTCAGCACATGGTTTTCTTCCCCCACAACCTCCCTTACCTCTTAGTCTAACCATGCCCGGTATGTCGCCCCTTTATCGACCTCCTCTCGTCAATCACCGAGATGATCAAGATGTCCCTGAGAACCTCAGCAAGCCTATGGCAATGGCACCTGCGACCTCTCCTCAATCACCTAACACCCACTCAAGTTCACATCATTCCTTTCTTGATCATCAACCACAAAAACAAATGCAAGATCCAAAAGAAGATTTAAGGGAAGAGATTAAGGTCGAGCAGTCAACGCCAGAATCATTTCAGCTACAACCATCCATGCAGGAGAATAAGGAACCAATCACGCCGAAACGTGAGCCAGAGGACGTTGATGAACTACCAGAGGAGGAAGGCGAGGAATTCGACGAGGCGACTAGGAAATTTATGAACTCCTCACCATCCTCGGCAAATCCTCCTTCTCACCCTCAACAGTACGAGGATTGTAGTATGGATAGCAAAATTAGTGGACGTCTGGAAGGAGATGTGGATATGGAAGCTGAGGAGGACATGGAGGAGCAACCTGAGAATCTCTCAAGTAGAGGACCTGGAATCCGTCTTTCGCAACAGCCAATTCTGTACCCTGGGGCATCACCAGCGAGTAGCAGCGCCAGTAGTGGAAGTCTTCAGACATCCTTTTCTGGAATCATATTCCCTGGCCCACCACCTCACCACCAGTTACCTCATCATCCTTCGTCAACAACTGGAACAACTCCCACAGGCTCTGTGAACGATATGATCGTTGATCCTGCAAGAGATCCAGCTATATATTCAAGCCTCCTACCGAGACCTGGTAGTAACGACAATTCTTGGGAGAGCTTAATAGAAATCACAAAATCCTCGGAGACGATGAAGTTGCAGCAGTTGGTAGACAACATCGAACACAAGTTGACGGACCCGAACGAATGTGCTATTTGTCATCGAGTGTTATCTTGCAAAAGCGCTCTGCAGATGCACTACAGAACGCACACAGGAGAACGACCTTTTAAATGCAAAATCTGCGGAAGGGCCTTCACCACGAAAGGGAATCTCAAGACTCACATGGGAGTTCATCGAGCGAAACCACCTCTACGAGTCCTGCATCAGTGTCCTGTTTGTCACAAGAAATTCACTAATGCTTTAGTTCTTCAACAACACATACGATTGCACACGGGCGAGCCCACGGATCTTACTCCAGAGCAAATCCAAGCTGCAGAAGTGAACGAGTATCCAGGTTACCCTCACAATCCTCTCAACTCATTTCTTCCACAGGGATTTCCACCTCTTCACCCTGGTGGTCCAGGTTTCTCTCTAGCCTTTCCACCATCACGACATTCACTAGAAAGGCAATCCCTGGAGAGTGAAGCTGATATGAAAGAACATCAACACCTCCAGCTTCAGTTTCAACAGCAGCAACACAGATACATGGAAGAACATGGTGAAGACATGGACGACCAGGACGAGGATGATGAGGATCGGAGAGAAGAAGACGAGAGGTGTGACGAAGCTCAGGAAAGGCGAATTGCCGAGGAGGAAGAGGAACTAGAACAAGAGCCCGAGGAACCTGAGCACAAGGAAATACCTATCATTCCTTCCTTCTCAACATCCCTAGCAGCGCTTGAGAACCAAGTCAGAACGATCACAACGATGGCGCAGGGACATATGAACTCTGTCAGGTCGCCTCCTATTCATCGGTACAATGGCAGCGAGAAGAGTCACAGTCCACCTAGTGCAGGGGCACCTCTGGATTTGACACCAAGAGCGTGCTCGACACCAGCATCCGTAGCTTCCGCTTCGACACCACCGCCTCAAACCACACCACACCACCCCCATCCATTCGGCATGTTTGCAGGACTATTACAGGCGGTGTCTTCATCGCCATCTGTGAATACGATGGGCTCGAGCATAAATAGTGTTTCGCCGATGAACGCAGTCAGTCCTGGCAGTGCTGGCGGCGGACCTTTAGCCTCGTTAACAACATCAGCCGTTTTGGCAGCAACCTCGACTTACAATCCGCTTGGCCTAGCTGTTGGAGGCCCAGCAG TACGTGGCAACACTACGTGTAATATCTGCTACAAGACATTCGCGTGTAACTCTGCTTTGGAAATTCATTACCGGAGCCACACGAAGGAACGACCTTTCAAGTGCACCATCTGCGATCGAGGATTTTCGACTAAG GGCAACATGAAGCAACACATGCTTACCCACAAGATCCGGGATATGCCTCCTCATCTCTTCAGCGACTCGAAGCCGCCAACTCAACAGCATCAGCAGCACACTCCTGATCATGAAACCTCCAGGAGTCCAATGTGCACTGATGAGTCAAGTTTACCTCCACCACCTCCACCGCCTCCACCTCCACCGCCGATGCCACCAACATCAATGGAATCTCCCATTCCAGTGAAGAGACCTCTATCCGAAAGCGAACTTGCAGCTCCCAAAAGGCCGCACA GCATGTCCAGCAAGCACTTGTGCCAGGTTTGCAATAAGAATTTCTCCTCGTCCTCGGCGCTCCAGATCCATATGAGAACACACACTGGTGACAAACCATTCCGGTGCACCGTCTGCCAGAAGGCCTTCACCACCAAGGGCAATCTCAAG GTTCATATGGGCACGCATATGTGGACCAACGGAACCTCTCGACGAGGACGCCGAATGTCTCTGGATCTTCCTCCTCTGCCCATCACGCCCAAGGACTCGGAGTTTCTGCAGCGACGCCCGGATCTCTTCTATCCTTACCTGCCCACGCCATTCCTTAATGGAGTTCAGCAGAAA CTGAACGAGATCTCAGTGATTCAAGGTAACAACGGATTGCCGGCTCATCCAGTCAATGCCAGCAAATACGCTGGGATCTTCGGGTCAGTATACGGTGGAAGCTTCCCTATGGAAAAACAACCAATGACACCTACCAACGGTCCGATGAGCGACACCAAATCTTCGCTAGCTTCGGGCTCCATGTTGTTCCAGACTCCTTCCCCGTCTCATTCCCCCGGGGCGCCGTCCTCGAACACCGGAAATCAAAATTCAGCGAGCATGCCCGCCTGGAGTGGCGAACCTTTGCAACATCACTACGAAAGAGATGCACCTTCAAGAACCGAGAGCAACGCGACTCCACCATCAGCGCGATTGCCACCTCCACCTGCGCCTCGAGGGGAAGGTCTAGCTGCGTGA